One region of Acidimicrobiales bacterium genomic DNA includes:
- a CDS encoding VOC family protein: MSDPLDPLDHLRLPVIPVEPRAEFAAALLRRIEQEDEPPSGRGATVRYFVDDLDNAVDFYRDLLGFEEELRPSPTFAMLYRGDLRLLLSVPGEPHAMPDGTLPEPGGWNRISLQVVELDATVAVLRERGVRLRNDISVGVAVRQVLVLDPAGNLIELFDALPGYHERAGSAVR; the protein is encoded by the coding sequence ATGTCCGATCCACTCGACCCACTCGACCACCTTCGCCTACCGGTCATCCCCGTCGAACCCCGCGCCGAGTTCGCCGCCGCGCTGCTGCGGCGGATCGAGCAGGAGGACGAGCCACCGTCGGGGCGGGGCGCAACCGTGCGGTACTTCGTCGACGACCTCGACAACGCCGTCGACTTCTACCGGGACCTGCTCGGCTTCGAGGAGGAACTGCGTCCCTCACCGACGTTCGCCATGCTCTACCGGGGCGACCTCCGTCTGCTGCTGAGCGTCCCCGGCGAGCCGCACGCCATGCCGGATGGGACGCTCCCCGAGCCTGGTGGTTGGAACCGGATCTCCCTGCAGGTCGTCGAGCTCGACGCCACCGTCGCTGTCCTCCGGGAGCGGGGGGTTCGCCTCCGCAACGACATCAGCGTGGGCGTCGCCGTTCGACAGGTCCTGGTCCTCGACCCCGCAGGGAACCTGATCGAGCTGTTCGACGCCCTCCCCGGCTATCACGAGCGGGCGGGCAGCGCCGTTCGCTAG
- a CDS encoding sigma-70 family RNA polymerase sigma factor: MSARSEPDEVDPVVAIYQHALPQVHGYLLPRCGSASVAEDLTAETFMAAVAAQRRESPPVLTVAWLIGVARHKLVDHWRRVGREERGVAVAEAGCDRMDDPWPQHLDTEAAYAALSRLSVHQRAALTLRYLDGLPVAEVAAVLDRTVHATETLLMRAKAALRRVYREGEER; this comes from the coding sequence GTGAGCGCTCGGTCCGAGCCCGATGAGGTCGACCCGGTGGTGGCGATCTACCAGCACGCCCTCCCCCAGGTCCACGGGTACCTGCTGCCTCGCTGCGGGAGCGCCTCGGTCGCGGAGGACTTGACCGCCGAGACGTTCATGGCCGCCGTCGCCGCCCAGCGGCGCGAGAGCCCGCCGGTGCTCACCGTGGCCTGGCTGATCGGCGTGGCCCGTCACAAGCTGGTCGACCACTGGCGTCGGGTGGGCCGCGAGGAGCGCGGCGTCGCCGTCGCCGAGGCGGGCTGCGACCGGATGGATGATCCGTGGCCACAGCATCTGGACACGGAGGCGGCCTACGCGGCGCTCTCCCGACTGTCCGTTCACCAGCGAGCTGCGCTCACCCTGCGCTACCTGGATGGCCTGCCCGTCGCCGAGGTCGCCGCCGTCCTGGATCGAACCGTCCACGCCACCGAGACGCTCCTCATGAGGGCGAAGGCGGCGCTGCGACGCGTCTACCGGGAAGGAGAGGAGAGGTGA
- a CDS encoding metalloregulator ArsR/SmtB family transcription factor encodes MDAIFRSLADPSRRRLLDRLNERNGQTLRELCSELDMARQSVTKHLAILEAANLVTTVRRGREKLHYLNPAPINDIAERWIHRYDRQRVRALAELKQALEDQHMGQTEFVYVTLINATPEKLWRALTDPSFTLRYWGMGMYSDWKVGSPIRVQWGPGEKIHEGEQVVLESEPYRRLSYRWHNYQREHAPIFGWSEETFAELVKEPLSKVTFDIEPVGGTVKLTVTHDDFEPDSEMLKGVRGGWPAILSNLKTLLETNETLPLPSEMTVDHEAHAVMRDG; translated from the coding sequence ATGGACGCGATATTTCGGTCTCTCGCCGACCCCAGCCGCCGACGGCTGCTCGACCGGCTCAACGAGCGCAACGGCCAGACGTTGCGGGAGTTGTGCTCCGAGCTGGACATGGCTCGCCAGTCAGTGACGAAGCACCTCGCCATCCTGGAGGCCGCCAACCTGGTCACGACCGTTCGGCGGGGTCGCGAGAAGCTGCACTACCTCAACCCGGCGCCCATCAACGACATCGCTGAGCGGTGGATTCACCGATACGACCGTCAGCGGGTGCGTGCACTCGCGGAGCTCAAGCAGGCACTGGAGGATCAGCACATGGGGCAGACCGAGTTCGTCTACGTGACCTTGATCAACGCGACGCCAGAGAAGCTGTGGCGCGCACTGACCGACCCGAGCTTTACCCTGCGCTACTGGGGCATGGGGATGTACTCGGACTGGAAGGTCGGGTCACCGATCAGGGTGCAGTGGGGACCTGGCGAGAAGATCCACGAGGGCGAGCAGGTGGTCCTCGAGTCCGAGCCCTACCGGCGCTTGTCGTACCGCTGGCACAACTACCAGCGCGAGCACGCCCCGATCTTCGGCTGGTCGGAGGAGACCTTCGCCGAGCTGGTGAAGGAGCCGTTGTCGAAGGTGACGTTCGACATCGAGCCGGTCGGCGGGACGGTCAAGCTCACGGTCACCCACGACGACTTCGAACCCGACAGCGAGATGCTGAAGGGCGTGCGCGGCGGCTGGCCTGCGATCTTGTCGAACCTCAAGACGCTGTTGGAGACCAACGAGACGTTGCCGCTCCCGTCCGAGATGACCGTCGACCACGAGGCGCACGCGGTCATGCGTGACGGCTGA
- a CDS encoding uroporphyrinogen-III synthase — MTLLPLQGFTVGITADRRWKEQAELLQRRGAIVRHGPTISTHYLASDAALREATLEVIRRRPSYVVATTGIGVRAWFEAAQSWGLGDELLATLVQARAVARGPKAAAALHVAGVETWKAVASERVDEAIGLLTAQSLGGAVVAFQQYGDPNKGAIETLRRAGADVIEVPVYRWRLPDEDQPALRLTEAACTGQLDAVTFTSAPAAVNLVTIADRHGLGDDLRSAFNDRGVVAACVGPVCAEGAEATGIGNIVAPPVGRLGLLVRALSDTLFQRRRELRHERGQLVVQGRAVLIEGSVVNLSPREHAVLARLLRRAGAVVPKEALLRQGRRDVAVDAHAVETTVARLRRRLGPAGEALCAVPGRGYRMAVDEIPTP; from the coding sequence ATGACCCTTCTTCCGCTCCAAGGGTTCACCGTCGGAATCACTGCCGACCGCCGGTGGAAGGAGCAGGCTGAGCTGCTCCAGCGACGCGGTGCCATCGTCAGGCACGGGCCGACCATCTCGACTCACTATCTCGCCTCTGACGCTGCACTCCGCGAGGCGACGCTCGAGGTGATCAGACGTCGGCCGAGTTATGTCGTGGCCACGACCGGCATCGGCGTGCGCGCCTGGTTCGAGGCCGCGCAGTCGTGGGGACTCGGCGACGAGCTGCTCGCCACGCTCGTCCAAGCGCGGGCGGTCGCCCGCGGCCCCAAGGCTGCCGCCGCCTTGCATGTTGCCGGGGTCGAGACGTGGAAGGCCGTCGCCAGCGAGCGTGTCGACGAGGCGATCGGTCTCCTCACCGCACAATCCTTGGGGGGAGCGGTCGTGGCATTTCAGCAATACGGCGACCCGAACAAGGGCGCCATTGAGACACTGAGAAGGGCCGGTGCCGACGTCATCGAGGTCCCGGTGTATCGGTGGCGCCTACCCGACGAGGACCAGCCCGCCTTGCGGCTGACGGAGGCAGCTTGCACCGGACAGCTCGACGCAGTGACGTTCACGAGCGCGCCGGCCGCCGTCAACCTTGTGACGATCGCCGACCGCCACGGTCTCGGTGACGATCTGCGATCGGCCTTCAACGACCGCGGCGTCGTGGCCGCCTGTGTCGGGCCCGTGTGTGCCGAAGGAGCCGAAGCGACCGGCATCGGCAACATCGTGGCGCCGCCTGTGGGGCGCCTCGGGCTGCTGGTTCGCGCTCTCAGTGACACCCTCTTCCAGCGTCGGCGGGAGCTGCGTCACGAACGAGGCCAGCTCGTGGTGCAGGGGCGAGCCGTCCTGATCGAGGGGTCGGTCGTGAACCTCTCGCCCCGCGAGCACGCCGTCCTCGCCCGGCTGCTGCGGCGAGCGGGCGCGGTGGTGCCGAAGGAAGCGCTCCTCCGCCAGGGCCGGCGCGACGTCGCCGTCGACGCCCACGCGGTGGAGACCACCGTGGCAAGGCTGCGGCGGCGTCTAGGCCCCGCGGGCGAAGCGCTCTGCGCGGTGCCCGGTCGGGGCTACCGGATGGCCGTCGACGAGATCCCCACCCCATGA
- the nirB gene encoding nitrite reductase large subunit NirB: MRRLVVAGYGMVGHKLIETLVERGATSDWEIVVFAEEPRPAYDRVNLSSYFAGATEADLALAPPELVATAGLTFHLGDPITGVDTGSSTVTSASGRACSYDALVLATGSVPFVPPVLGRELPGCFVYRTLEDLAAIRAWAGSVATGAVVGGGLLGLEAANALRSLGLATHVVESGPRLMPTQVDDGGAGALRRRIEDLGVTVRTASQAIEVVPNDQGAVSALRFGEGPDLGTDLVVFSAGIRPRDELGLAAGLEVGGRGGIVVDDGCRTSDPRIYAIGECALAVGRIWGLVGPGYEMARVVADRLMGEPGEFTGADCSTKLKLLGVDVASFGDAFGTTPGAESIVYADAVDNVYQRLVVGDRGRRVLGGVLVGDISPHQVLSQMARGDLPTPAHPQDLLGPGREGRGSAPGVGDLARTARVCSCNNVSKGVICDAIVSDGLTAVGQVKAATRAGTGCGGCVPLVTDILKDELVKAGVAVDDHLCEHFPLSRQELFDIVRIARVRSFAGLLATHGRGRGCDICKPAVASMLASLGSGHLLDGEQASLQDTNDHFLANLQRNGTYSVVPRVPGGEITPRQLVTIGEVAQEFDLYTKITGAQRIDMFGARVEHLPRIWERLIDAGLESGHAYGKALRTVKSCVGHTWCRYGVQDSTGLAIQLELRYRGLRAPHKIKAAVSGCVRECAEAQGKDFGVIATERGWNLYVCGNGGARPQHAVLFAEDLDTETLIRYLDRFLMYYIRTADRLERTAPWLNKLDGGVDYLRSVIVDDSLGVGEELESEIERHVAEYRCEWQETLDDPNRRRRFRTFVNSDESDRDIVFERERGQPRPRPPHDSDDAGDRSGPDPVLVGISGRRSNGEG, encoded by the coding sequence ATGCGCCGCTTGGTCGTCGCCGGCTATGGCATGGTCGGCCACAAGCTGATCGAGACCTTGGTCGAGCGAGGAGCGACGAGCGATTGGGAGATCGTCGTCTTCGCCGAGGAGCCCCGCCCCGCCTACGACCGGGTGAACCTGAGCAGCTACTTCGCCGGCGCGACCGAGGCGGATCTGGCGCTGGCTCCGCCCGAACTCGTCGCCACCGCCGGCCTCACCTTCCATCTCGGCGACCCCATCACCGGCGTCGACACCGGGAGCAGCACTGTCACCAGCGCCTCGGGGCGGGCCTGCAGCTACGACGCGCTGGTGTTGGCGACCGGCTCGGTTCCCTTTGTCCCTCCGGTGCTCGGCCGGGAGCTGCCGGGTTGCTTCGTGTACCGCACCCTCGAGGACCTGGCGGCAATCCGGGCGTGGGCCGGCTCGGTCGCTACCGGAGCGGTCGTCGGGGGTGGACTGCTGGGTCTCGAAGCCGCCAACGCCCTGCGCAGTCTGGGCTTGGCGACGCACGTCGTCGAGTCTGGGCCCCGCCTCATGCCGACCCAGGTGGACGACGGTGGCGCCGGCGCGCTCCGGCGGCGCATCGAAGACCTCGGGGTGACCGTCCGCACCGCCAGCCAGGCGATCGAGGTCGTACCGAACGACCAGGGCGCCGTCAGTGCCCTGCGCTTCGGCGAGGGGCCCGACCTCGGTACGGACCTGGTCGTGTTCTCCGCGGGGATCCGGCCCCGAGACGAGCTCGGCCTGGCCGCCGGGCTCGAGGTGGGTGGTCGCGGTGGGATCGTCGTCGACGACGGGTGTCGCACCTCCGATCCGCGCATCTACGCCATCGGGGAGTGCGCCCTCGCCGTCGGCCGGATCTGGGGTCTGGTCGGACCCGGCTACGAGATGGCCCGGGTCGTGGCCGACCGGCTGATGGGCGAGCCGGGCGAGTTCACCGGCGCCGACTGCTCGACGAAGCTCAAGCTTCTCGGTGTGGATGTGGCCAGCTTCGGCGACGCCTTCGGGACCACCCCGGGTGCGGAGTCGATCGTGTACGCCGACGCGGTCGACAACGTGTACCAGCGGCTCGTGGTGGGCGACAGGGGTCGGCGGGTGCTCGGCGGGGTCCTCGTCGGCGACATATCGCCGCACCAGGTGCTGTCCCAGATGGCGCGGGGCGACCTGCCCACCCCGGCGCACCCGCAGGACCTGCTCGGACCCGGTCGGGAAGGGCGTGGATCCGCTCCGGGAGTCGGCGACCTGGCACGAACGGCGCGGGTGTGCAGCTGCAACAACGTGAGCAAGGGGGTCATCTGCGACGCCATCGTGTCGGACGGGCTCACCGCCGTCGGGCAGGTGAAGGCGGCCACGAGGGCCGGCACGGGCTGCGGCGGCTGCGTCCCGCTCGTCACCGACATCCTGAAGGACGAGCTCGTGAAGGCGGGCGTCGCCGTCGACGACCACCTGTGCGAGCACTTTCCGCTCAGCCGCCAGGAGCTGTTCGACATCGTCCGGATCGCGCGGGTGCGATCGTTCGCCGGGCTGCTGGCGACGCACGGTCGGGGGCGGGGTTGCGACATCTGCAAGCCCGCGGTGGCCTCGATGCTCGCCTCGCTGGGCAGCGGCCACCTCCTCGACGGCGAGCAGGCGTCGCTGCAGGACACCAACGACCACTTCCTGGCCAATCTCCAACGCAACGGCACCTACTCGGTCGTGCCTCGCGTGCCCGGAGGCGAGATCACGCCGCGCCAACTCGTGACCATCGGCGAGGTCGCCCAGGAGTTCGACCTCTACACGAAGATCACGGGAGCCCAACGCATCGACATGTTCGGCGCCAGGGTGGAGCACCTTCCCCGAATCTGGGAGCGACTGATCGATGCTGGCCTGGAGTCCGGCCACGCCTACGGCAAGGCGCTTCGGACGGTGAAATCTTGCGTCGGCCATACGTGGTGCCGCTACGGCGTGCAGGACTCGACGGGGCTGGCGATCCAGCTCGAGCTTCGCTACCGCGGCCTCCGTGCCCCGCACAAGATCAAGGCCGCAGTGTCGGGCTGTGTCCGCGAGTGTGCCGAGGCCCAGGGCAAGGATTTCGGGGTCATCGCCACGGAGCGGGGTTGGAATCTCTACGTCTGTGGCAACGGGGGAGCGCGGCCGCAGCACGCTGTCCTCTTCGCGGAGGATCTCGACACCGAAACGCTGATCCGTTACCTGGACCGCTTTCTGATGTACTACATCCGCACCGCGGATCGGCTCGAGCGCACTGCGCCCTGGCTGAACAAGCTCGACGGCGGCGTCGACTATCTCCGCAGCGTGATCGTCGATGACTCCCTTGGGGTCGGCGAGGAACTCGAGTCGGAGATCGAACGACACGTCGCCGAGTACCGGTGTGAGTGGCAGGAGACGCTCGACGATCCGAACCGCCGGCGGAGGTTCCGCACCTTCGTCAACAGCGACGAGTCCGATCGCGACATCGTGTTCGAGCGTGAGCGGGGTCAGCCCCGGCCCCGACCCCCGCACGACTCGGACGACGCAGGCGACCGATCCGGGCCCGATCCCGTCCTGGTCGGCATCTCCGGTCGCCGCTCGAATGGGGAGGGATGA
- the nirD gene encoding nitrite reductase small subunit NirD — translation MSDLRWVAVCELDDLVPQRGVAALLEGRQIALFRVMPEDEVLAIANRDPFSEANVLARGIVGSVGDTVVVASPMYKQHFDLRAGRSIEHPDVAVDTFRTRVCRGVVEIGLRW, via the coding sequence ATGAGTGACCTGCGATGGGTGGCCGTCTGCGAGCTGGACGACCTCGTACCACAGCGGGGCGTTGCCGCCCTGCTCGAGGGCAGACAGATCGCGCTGTTTCGCGTGATGCCGGAGGACGAGGTGCTCGCCATCGCCAACCGTGATCCGTTCAGCGAAGCCAACGTCCTGGCCCGGGGCATCGTCGGCTCCGTCGGCGACACCGTCGTCGTCGCCTCGCCAATGTACAAGCAGCATTTCGACCTGCGGGCGGGCCGCAGCATCGAGCACCCCGACGTGGCTGTGGACACCTTTCGGACGCGGGTCTGCCGCGGCGTCGTCGAGATCGGCCTCAGGTGGTGA
- a CDS encoding molybdopterin-dependent oxidoreductase codes for MTNGESDSAAPARFRRVQRVPEAWPVLHLEADIPGWAGLDVGGLVRAPRRFDLGDLQNLGSDDHHVAVHCVWGWSRPHARWHGISLARLLDAVGVDERATHVVVESASDSYSSCLPLVDAREGVLAWTRDGAPLAPEAGGPLRYVGPSSFWGYKGVKWAARVGATDHFVPGFWESKVADPVGRVPVEVELP; via the coding sequence GTGACCAACGGTGAGTCGGACTCGGCCGCGCCGGCGAGGTTCCGCCGCGTCCAGCGGGTGCCCGAGGCCTGGCCGGTGCTCCACCTCGAGGCCGACATCCCCGGATGGGCCGGGCTCGACGTGGGCGGGCTCGTACGGGCCCCTCGGCGGTTCGACCTTGGCGACCTCCAGAACCTCGGATCCGACGACCACCATGTCGCCGTGCACTGCGTGTGGGGCTGGTCGCGTCCCCATGCCCGGTGGCATGGCATCTCGTTGGCGCGGCTCCTCGACGCAGTGGGCGTCGACGAGCGCGCCACCCATGTCGTCGTCGAGTCGGCCTCCGACAGCTACTCCTCGTGCCTGCCGCTCGTGGACGCGCGGGAGGGTGTGCTCGCATGGACCCGCGACGGTGCCCCCCTGGCACCGGAGGCCGGCGGTCCGCTGCGCTACGTCGGTCCCTCCTCCTTCTGGGGCTACAAGGGCGTGAAGTGGGCAGCCCGCGTGGGCGCGACGGACCATTTCGTCCCCGGCTTCTGGGAGTCCAAGGTGGCTGATCCGGTGGGCCGTGTACCTGTGGAGGTGGAGTTGCCATGA
- a CDS encoding TMEM175 family protein, with the protein MPDRGEAATPDSTGSAGSEAEDPAERRFDYDRTVALSDGVFAIALTLLVLNIGVPTLGAGHQGVLGSRLLDHGQEYFSYALGFAVIGLLWVRHHIFFRGVDHIDTALTVINLVYLGLVAFLPFPTRILGLYGHQPAAIILYALTVTIVSIVARILVVHAIRAGLLSDLGRREVRRHENWLMVPAVFLISIPISFWSANAALYSWSLLFVLRAVDRRLAARH; encoded by the coding sequence ATGCCCGACCGCGGCGAGGCGGCCACTCCCGACTCGACCGGCTCCGCGGGCTCCGAGGCCGAGGACCCCGCCGAGCGAAGGTTCGACTACGACCGCACCGTGGCGCTCAGCGACGGGGTGTTCGCCATCGCGCTGACCCTCCTCGTGCTCAACATCGGCGTTCCCACGCTGGGGGCGGGGCACCAGGGGGTGCTCGGAAGCCGCCTGCTGGACCACGGACAGGAGTATTTCTCGTACGCCCTGGGCTTCGCCGTGATCGGGCTGCTCTGGGTCCGTCACCACATCTTCTTTCGCGGCGTCGACCACATCGACACCGCGCTCACGGTGATCAATCTCGTGTACCTCGGCCTGGTGGCGTTCCTGCCCTTCCCGACGCGGATCCTCGGGCTCTACGGACACCAGCCCGCAGCCATCATCCTGTACGCGCTGACGGTGACGATCGTCTCCATCGTCGCCAGGATCCTTGTCGTCCACGCCATCCGGGCGGGGCTGCTGTCCGACCTCGGCCGCCGTGAGGTCCGGCGTCACGAGAACTGGCTGATGGTGCCAGCAGTGTTCCTGATCTCGATCCCGATCTCCTTCTGGAGCGCGAACGCCGCCTTGTACTCATGGTCACTTCTCTTCGTCCTGCGCGCCGTCGATCGCCGCTTGGCGGCGCGGCATTGA
- a CDS encoding zinc ribbon domain-containing protein, whose translation MGRWAMCLNGHEVRAGNRFCTECGARLAGHCVRGHEVHPGNRFCTECGARMPSLCANGHEVDPGNRYCTYCGLAMQARCVNGHEVHPGNRFCTECGARMPGRCANGHEVAAGNRFCTQCGLSVPAVCPNGHDVDAAHLYCTQCGVSMPGLCPNGHVVQPAQRYCTVCGIGLLGLAAGPLALPRGPDPAPPPSEFDDPTDDASPTSAPRAPAVRPPGSHRPGTASTRPRRTHRTSRRSLAVIANLLVVGSRRWRSNGRSGPRPAVPQDPGQRAAQPG comes from the coding sequence GTGGGGCGATGGGCCATGTGCCTGAACGGCCACGAGGTGAGGGCGGGCAACCGGTTCTGCACCGAGTGCGGAGCGCGCCTGGCCGGTCACTGTGTGAGAGGGCACGAGGTCCATCCGGGCAACCGGTTCTGCACCGAATGCGGTGCCCGGATGCCAAGTCTGTGCGCCAACGGCCACGAGGTGGATCCGGGGAATCGCTACTGCACCTATTGCGGGTTGGCGATGCAGGCTCGGTGCGTCAATGGTCATGAGGTCCACCCCGGCAACCGCTTCTGCACCGAGTGCGGAGCCCGGATGCCAGGTCGGTGCGCCAACGGCCACGAGGTGGCTGCCGGCAACCGGTTCTGCACCCAATGTGGACTGAGCGTGCCAGCGGTCTGCCCCAACGGTCACGACGTCGACGCGGCCCACCTGTACTGCACCCAGTGCGGGGTGTCGATGCCCGGGCTCTGTCCGAACGGCCACGTGGTCCAACCTGCCCAGCGGTACTGCACGGTGTGCGGGATCGGTCTGCTCGGTTTGGCCGCCGGTCCCCTGGCGTTGCCGCGAGGCCCGGACCCGGCACCGCCTCCCAGCGAGTTCGACGACCCCACCGACGACGCCTCCCCGACGTCGGCACCGCGAGCTCCCGCCGTCAGGCCGCCCGGCTCGCACCGCCCGGGTACCGCCTCCACCCGCCCACGCCGGACCCACAGGACGTCGAGGCGCTCTCTGGCCGTCATCGCCAACCTGCTGGTCGTCGGCAGTCGGCGCTGGCGCAGCAACGGCCGCTCGGGCCCCCGTCCGGCGGTGCCCCAGGATCCGGGGCAACGGGCCGCACAGCCCGGCTAG